The Sardina pilchardus chromosome 5, fSarPil1.1, whole genome shotgun sequence DNA window CATCACTGCTGCAgtgcagtaggctagcctacattttgATGATAGGCTGTCAGGCTTCTTAATTGTGAAATTAGTCTGAACATAATGTCATGCACTTTCATTTTCTAACGCAAGGTGAAAGAAGCGAGGCGAACCATCAAGATCCCTCAGGTAGAGAAGTATTCCAGTACTGAACACCAGTGCAACTTCTGGTGTTACTGCTGTGATCTCGAGGTACCAAAGCATGTTTCTAACGGAAACCTCACCGTGTTGTTCGGCGGTTTGCTGGAGCACATGAGCACGTAAGCCCATCTGTTGATCTGAAATGTTTTATTAAGATTGGAAATCGTACTGAGAAGTTGATGTTTGAGATATGACGTTGGCTTTGTCTTTCCTCAGTCCCGAGCACCGAAAAAATACACTCAAGTTTTGGTGGCAGAATCAAGCTGACTCGAAGCTCAGGGATAAATGTATAATTCCGTCAGAGGACATTGATAGGTAAATTTAATGATGGCTGGATGCTTGGTCTCTCATAAGTAATCTAACTGCTGGTCTCCGACAGATAGAACTATAAATCAATGTTTCTCTCAGGTTTAAGGAAGAAGTTGCCAAGGCTCTTGAAAACTTCGAGGAGAAAGAGGATGTTCACATCAAAGAGGTAAACTGACATACTCTGGGTTAATGAGTCAGCCATATGCATCTTTTGAGCTACTTATGGTGATACTTACATTGGGGTTTTCCCCTGTTTTTTTCGCAGCAAGCAGCCATTATACGAGCCCAGGAGCAGCATCGCAGTGAGGTTCTTCATGCGATCATTGAGGTTTGTTTTTCCAGGATTCAACAACAGTATCCACATCATAAGGGGTGTTGTGTATTCATATTTGTCATAGAATACGATCTGTATAAAATCAACCCTGTGAGTGTGAGATCAATCTGTTATTCTTCTGTGAGTGCTGGATCTGGAAAAGAGGTTTTCTAGAACGCAGTATGGTAGGATCTTGCAAACCATTGTTGACTTTTCCTGAATAAAACCTAGTGTGACCCAGAACTGGAGCAATCCACTGAGCAAGCCCAACAGGATTCTGAGGCCTTGGGCGGGTAAGGACAACGGACTTGGGTTACTTTATCAACTTTATCAATACTTTGTGTTAAGCCTCAtggtaatgtaatgtactgtaatgcaatgcaatgtaatgtaatgtaatgagtgGCGTTctaaagacacatgcacatatgtacAATGCCCTCGTGGGCAGAGCAAGCACACCCTCTGAACAACATGGGTTTTGATTGGGCAAGAAGCTCCTTTTCAAGGTCTCAAGGGCAGAACAGCCAACCAGGGCCCAGCCGGGTTGATCCAGTGGTGGAGAGTCGGTGGACCGGTACAGAGAGTGGCTTGACTTTCATCGGCTATCAGGTAGATCTTTCTTAGTGAGTTTGTGTTCCTCAAGTGTTTGAGAAGTGTATTAGACAACCTAATggcattattttctttcttttccccagGACTCCTCGGGCAGTGGAAATGTCCACACAGGTGAGGATGATATCATAAAGGCTATGGAGACTGTCTGTGATATGTTAAAAATCTATGATACAATTCTAACCTTCTCTACTCAAGGATGTggaggtagcacacacacatatcttcaGGACAAAGTTGACCAATCTCTGTAAATGATGAATAGACTGCGTTTGTATAGCGCTTTTCTATTCAATGAAACACTGAAAGCATTTTacatgtcactcacacacactaatagtGGAGGCAACAATGCAAATGTTAGTTGTCTAGCGGAAGTACACTTCAGTTTTTTTGCCATGTAAAACAAGCATGCTAATGCTGATCTGTTGAGGTATTATTGAATGATAGAAATGAGTTCTCAAGCACCACAAACATGTACCAGGATGGCCCATCTGATCAAAGATGTTATCCGTATATAAAACTTTGGCTTTTTCCCTGTAGGAGCCATTCCCCCGTGGATGCAAGAAGATCCTCAAGAGGGTCACTCAGAGACGACAGTTCAGGCCATCGGGCCATCGCTGCAAGACTTCCTGAAGCAAAGTAATCCTTAATTGACTTATTTCATTCCTTATTTACATGGAAGATTAATCATCTTTCTTCTTTGACTGTCATACTTACTTACCAACTTTTCTCCCCCTATCTAGAGGAGCAAGAGAAGCTAAAGAAACTTCCACCAAATCGGGTTGGAGCCAATTTCGACCACAGTTCACACACGGATGCCAACTGGCTACCATCTTTTGGTCGCGTGTGGAACAATGGTAGACGATGGCAGTCCAGGTTGGGAAACCTTTCCAGTCATAGATACtagaaagctagataccgcattggGCTCCAGAACCTACGAAAATATAGCGCCCTCATGGTGTGGGCAACGATCACTGGAGGACAATACAGAAGTAGGTGTCGCTAacccctttcccacatgagctagacatccggatgtcaaacagatatcaaacgggtggctgtatgtgggaacgcaaaactcgagTATTTTCTTActcggaactcaccctactagccccctagtactacttttAGATGTTACCTGGGTGCGCTTAGGTGATTGCTGACAAGTGTTGCCCACAGACAGTAAGGTGGTTACGTATGCCACCCTAAGAGAACTCGATGGACAATGCAGTATCCAGCTTTCTAATATCTGTCTCCAGTTCCTCTCTGTAATGTTTTAATGGGATGTGatagattgatttattgatcTGCTCTCGCACACAGGCATCAGTttcgggaggaggaggggacggCAGGTCAGCGAAAGAGAAAGGGCGGCCATTGGGGGAAAGTTGGAAAGAGGGCAAAGAAGTCCAACAACACTGACACCAACTCCCAGTAATGTGTAGATGCATAGTCCCCCCGTGGcttaaaaaatccatttgttTATATTGTATAGTGTCATAGTGATCAAGCATATGAGGACAAGATTCTTAATTTGTCTTACTTCAACTGTACTTTATCACATGTTTACATTTACTAGACTGTTGGTTTGGTTAGAAGATAGTCCTTACTTTTGAAATTGTTAATGTATGAAGAAATGGGGTTTTTTACACATCATTCctgcaatgtgtttttttttttttcagtcagtgatgtacagtgggtatagtaagtattcatacccatgctaaagttgactaaaaagaggaatataaaatcatcttttgagaattgattgtaatgccttaattcaaaaaattagtaaaaatcaaaccgctaaggacactaattttcttcgtgattgaagaatgtatcgtaaatagataaatgtt harbors:
- the cenatac gene encoding coiled-coil domain-containing protein 84 isoform X2; amino-acid sequence: MGAFYCAICRQTDFTGRGHVFGKSHQAKLKVVLVKFLEKVKEARRTIKIPQVEKYSSTEHQCNFWCYCCDLEVPKHVSNGNLTVLFGGLLEHMSTPEHRKNTLKFWWQNQADSKLRDKCIIPSEDIDRFKEEVAKALENFEEKEDVHIKEQAAIIRAQEQHRSEVLHAIIECDPELEQSTEQAQQDSEALGGSFSRSQGQNSQPGPSRVDPVVESRWTGTESGLTFIGYQDSSGSGNVHTGAIPPWMQEDPQEGHSETTVQAIGPSLQDFLKQKEQEKLKKLPPNRVGANFDHSSHTDANWLPSFGRVWNNGRRWQSRHQFREEEGTAGQRKRKGGHWGKVGKRAKKSNNTDTNSQ
- the cenatac gene encoding coiled-coil domain-containing protein 84 isoform X1 → MGAFYCAICRQTDFTGRGHVFGKSHQAKLKVVLVKFLEKVKEARRTIKIPQVEKYSSTEHQCNFWCYCCDLEVPKHVSNGNLTVLFGGLLEHMSTPEHRKNTLKFWWQNQADSKLRDKCIIPSEDIDRFKEEVAKALENFEEKEDVHIKEQAAIIRAQEQHRSEVLHAIIECDPELEQSTEQAQQDSEALGGSSFSRSQGQNSQPGPSRVDPVVESRWTGTESGLTFIGYQDSSGSGNVHTGAIPPWMQEDPQEGHSETTVQAIGPSLQDFLKQKEQEKLKKLPPNRVGANFDHSSHTDANWLPSFGRVWNNGRRWQSRHQFREEEGTAGQRKRKGGHWGKVGKRAKKSNNTDTNSQ